The DNA region TTTTCAAAGACGCTGGGGGCAACCATGCCTTCGGATATCAGGTGGGTGATCCAGTTTTGAAGCGGTCTGTAAAATTCTCCTACGAAAATTTGAGGCTTGTAGTGACCAATACCTAGTTTTTTCTTTACAAAAGTGATGGCATTTTCAAGGTTAGTGCCTACTCCGCCCTTGAAATAAATGTCTGCTTCAGTAGTAACCGATAGGATTTCCTGCCTTTCCAGCAAATCATTTCGGCCCAAATACGCTGCAAAATCCACGTTGGCATCGATGTCTACTCCCGGAATCTTCCAATATACGGCCCCGCAGAGCATTCCAAGAGAATCCGTGGTTTTGGATACATGCGACATGATACCTCCGGCGCTGCCACCGGTAAGGATACCGCAGATGCCCCCGTGGAAATCCTTGAATGACTTAATGCTGTCTACGATTTCTTTACGGGTGTCTGCATCGATGTTCCCTGCTGTTCCGTAAATTGCGGCCAGTTTCCTTGAGCTGAAGGCTTCATGGAATGAGGGTATCACCGAAGACCTCATAAAAAACTGCTTGTACAAGACCAAGTCGCCTTGCAGAGGATTCTTCCAGTGAATCTGCACACCCATATCCTGTAACGTGTTCATGAACACAAGATGCTCCGGCCTGAAAAAGTATTGCTCTTCAGGTGCGCTTTTAAAGGTTAGGTCACTGAGCAGTCCCAGGTCGGCGGCCACAACAAGATAGGATGCAAGGCGTCGGTTGGGGAAATCTTGCAGAATCAGGGCGGTATCCGGTTTCAGCTCATGCAAGAGTTGATCGTACCTTGAATCCATCTTGATGAATTTTTGCCCTTCGGCTTTACTGATGGCTGCGATGGTATTCTCATCTACGGCCCGCTCCCCGTAAAATTTTTCTATCAGGGCGGAGTTCAGATCAATATAAAACTTCTTTTTCACATTTTGTTGGCGGGAGGCCGGTTTGTAAACTTCGAAATGAGCCGTTTCTTTGACAAAGTCTTTATCGCCGCCAACAAGCTCAAGATATATGATGCCATTGGTGTGTCTGCTTCCTACCCTGGCATCGGCGTGTTCCGGATCTAAAATATAAATTTCGTTTTGCTGTGTAAAAAGAGTCGTATGGGTAATTACCCCGCTTCCTGCCGGCACTATAATCTGGTTCACCTTTTGTTCGGGCTGGACAAAATATAGATCTTCTCTTGGAATTATTTTTTGCACAGCAGCCCGAAGATATTCGGGTGTTAGGATTTTGGGATTGGGAGGATGCACAAAGGGCATAATCGGAACAGCCAGAACGCCCTTCTCAAGCACCTTGGTTCCTTTTGGAACAATGATGGTACGATTTGAAATCAGGTTGATGAGTTCCTCGGCAGTGTATTTGAGTTTAGGATTTTTCAGATAAATTTTGCCGACCTTAAGCCCGGGTTTCATCAACTGGTCAATGGTCAGCCCGGCACAGTATTCGGGAATATAAAACCAGAATCTGGCTTCGTATGAAATCTGATCCCCTTGCAACACAAAGCCGCTTAGTTTCTCCTGGTTAATTCCCAATCTGGCTTTTGTGCTGTGCAAGTCTGTTGTCAGGCAGTCCTGATTTCGCAAAAAATACTGCATCTGTTCATCCTCAAGGGATGTCGTGACCAGGGCGACGACTTCGGTCTCATTTGCATACATGATGTTTTCGATCTGGCAATCAGGGCTTTCATTCAGGGACATAACAAAACTCCAAGAATAACCAATTTTACGTCGACATTATCTTCTAATCGAGTGAAAACTCGATTAAGCGTCCGTGGTCTGTTGTCCTTGGTTAGTTGTCTTCCAGGTTTAAAGGACCTTTTTTGTATTATGGATTTGGTTATAATACAAATTGTCTTCGCGTTTTTTATCAACGGACGACGGACAAAGGACAACGGGCATCCGATTGAGCGTTTTAATTGGGGTTATGTTACCAACAGCCTCAACATTTATCAATCTGTTTGTCGGTGTATTATATGTATTTTCTACCTGTCGCATTGACAGGAATTGCACCCTGTGGTTTAACCCGAATATTTCATGAAATCTTTTCATCGATAATTAAAAATAAATGATTCCATATGCTTTGAATAATAAATGGTCAAGAATCGAAGGTAACAAACTGTACCCCAATCGGAAATACTCAAAAGCTGAAAAGATTTCACCTTACAGGCGCTCCCTGAGGTGCCCATTTGCTGCGTTATTAAGGACTTGCAGTAAAATACTACGGCTGCGTCCTTAAATGCCTTGCAAATGAACACCTCAGGGGCGTGAAATATCAGGGTTAACTTTTCGGGTGCACCGAATTTCATTACATCCGGCCGCCGGATGGTTACATCTTATTGATGTTGGATTGGCAATGAAATGCATTATGAACACGCCATAAAAAGAGTTATGGCCTGGGTGGGACTGGCGCTTCTTTTCAACCTCGGCGTACTCTATTTTTTGGGGCCTCAGAAAGCCCTGGAATTTTTCACCGGATACCTGGTGGAGTACACCCTGTCGGTTGATAACCTCTTTGTTTTCATTATGATTTTCGAATTCTTCGGTCTTACCGAAAAACAGCAACACAAGGTGTTGAATTGGGGCATTGTCGGAGCTGTCGTTTTCAGAATGTTATTCGTAGTCTTTGGGATTACGCTGATCCATAAATTCCACGTCATCATATATTTTTTCGGGGCTCTGTTACTGTGGAGCGCTTACAAGATGGCTTTTCACAAAGAAAGGAAAGTCAACCCGGATAAGACCCTTCTGGTACGATGGTGCCGCAAGATCATACCGGTGACCGGCGATTATGATGATGACAAGTTCTTCTTAAAAACGGCGGCCGGCCTCTCGGCGACGCCCCTGTTTGTCGTCGTATTGGTGGTGGAAAGCTCGGACATTATGTTTGCGATCGATTCGATTCCGGCTATCCTGGCCATCACCCAACATCCTTTTATTGTCATCACCTCAAATATATTTGCCGTATTGGGCCTGCGATCCTTGTATTTTGTCATCGCAGGGGTTATGCCCCTTTTTCGCTTCCTCAAGCCCGGAGTAGCGGTTATTCTCGCATTTGTGGGCGCAAAAATGCTGCTGATGGATGTGGTCGATATCCCGACAATGTATTCTTTGCTGTTTATTGTGGCAATTCTGGCAAGTTCAATACTAACATCCCGGTTTATTAAGGAAAAAGCTTAACCATTAGCCTATCAGTTTCAGGCAGAGGACATCGTTTTTTTCAAGAAAGGCAAACAGACAGCGAAAAGTTGAGTCGGATTTTAACAGCTTAGGCGCTGACCAAAGCAGAAATACAGGAACTGGTCACAAAATGTGACCGGTTGGACAGGTTGAAACATTCATCAACTCAACTTGGCGTCTAAACTGAACCCTAAAATGGAAGGTACTTTATAATGACAACCTTGGTACCGATTGAACTTATTGCAAGCAAAATTTACCTGATGCGCAGCGTAAAGGTGATGCTGGACAGAGACTTGGCGGAACTTTACGGTGTGGAAACCAAAGTATTAAAACAAGCGGTTAGAAGGAATATCGATAGATTTCCTGCTGATTTCATGTTTGAAATGACTAAAACGGAGTTTGAAGATTGGAGGTCACAATTTGTGACCTCCAAAAGCGATAAAATGGGCTTGAGGTATAAGCCCATGGCTTTCACGGAGCAGGGCGTTGCGATGCTATCCAGTGTTTTAGGGAGTAAACGTGCGATTCAGGTTAATATCCAGATAATGCGGGCATTTACCAAGCTTCGTAAGATGCTGTCAACCCATAAGGATTTAAAAAGAAAAATTGAATCCATGGAGAAAAAATACGACCAGCAGTTTCAGGTTGTATTTGAAGCTATCAAGCAGCTATTGGAAACAGATGAAAAACCCAAAAAGAAAATCGGGTTTACGGTAAAGGAAAAACAAAAAGCTTACGGCAAAAGGAACAAAAGAACAAAAGCTCTAGATAGCTGAGTTTTCGCGAAGCGATGCCAGCGTTTGCTCAGCTTTTATAACATATTGAATCACTTAATTATTCCCCTTGATTTTTGCCCGATATTAAACTATGGATAATTTGAACTTTTGGAAGGGGTAGGATATTGGGAACGCTCCCCTGATTCTCCTGTATTAATGATCTTTTCAGAGCATGCCAATTCGTCCCGGACGTTCCGTATATCCTCTAAGTTAGGGGGCGTACCGGTGATCTTTCGGTGATCCTTTATTGAAAGAAAAAGTAC from Candidatus Desulfatibia profunda includes:
- a CDS encoding TerC/Alx family metal homeostasis membrane protein; amino-acid sequence: MHYEHAIKRVMAWVGLALLFNLGVLYFLGPQKALEFFTGYLVEYTLSVDNLFVFIMIFEFFGLTEKQQHKVLNWGIVGAVVFRMLFVVFGITLIHKFHVIIYFFGALLLWSAYKMAFHKERKVNPDKTLLVRWCRKIIPVTGDYDDDKFFLKTAAGLSATPLFVVVLVVESSDIMFAIDSIPAILAITQHPFIVITSNIFAVLGLRSLYFVIAGVMPLFRFLKPGVAVILAFVGAKMLLMDVVDIPTMYSLLFIVAILASSILTSRFIKEKA
- a CDS encoding ORF6N domain-containing protein, whose product is MTTLVPIELIASKIYLMRSVKVMLDRDLAELYGVETKVLKQAVRRNIDRFPADFMFEMTKTEFEDWRSQFVTSKSDKMGLRYKPMAFTEQGVAMLSSVLGSKRAIQVNIQIMRAFTKLRKMLSTHKDLKRKIESMEKKYDQQFQVVFEAIKQLLETDEKPKKKIGFTVKEKQKAYGKRNKRTKALDS
- a CDS encoding LOG family protein — its product is MSLNESPDCQIENIMYANETEVVALVTTSLEDEQMQYFLRNQDCLTTDLHSTKARLGINQEKLSGFVLQGDQISYEARFWFYIPEYCAGLTIDQLMKPGLKVGKIYLKNPKLKYTAEELINLISNRTIIVPKGTKVLEKGVLAVPIMPFVHPPNPKILTPEYLRAAVQKIIPREDLYFVQPEQKVNQIIVPAGSGVITHTTLFTQQNEIYILDPEHADARVGSRHTNGIIYLELVGGDKDFVKETAHFEVYKPASRQQNVKKKFYIDLNSALIEKFYGERAVDENTIAAISKAEGQKFIKMDSRYDQLLHELKPDTALILQDFPNRRLASYLVVAADLGLLSDLTFKSAPEEQYFFRPEHLVFMNTLQDMGVQIHWKNPLQGDLVLYKQFFMRSSVIPSFHEAFSSRKLAAIYGTAGNIDADTRKEIVDSIKSFKDFHGGICGILTGGSAGGIMSHVSKTTDSLGMLCGAVYWKIPGVDIDANVDFAAYLGRNDLLERQEILSVTTEADIYFKGGVGTNLENAITFVKKKLGIGHYKPQIFVGEFYRPLQNWITHLISEGMVAPSVFENCYFIKNGTEIFETLCRHFGSEDKMVFEVSVNESW